The Triticum urartu cultivar G1812 chromosome 6, Tu2.1, whole genome shotgun sequence genome includes the window GCGAGGAGCCGCTAAAGTGCTGGCGTTGCTACAAAGATTTCCATCTTGCCAGCCAGTGCCTTGGCCCTTCGTCAAAGCTCTCCTCGACGGTGCCTTCCCACGGTCCTCGACTTGGTGTTGGGAATCGCCGTGACGCGCCGGCCAGCCATGCTTCTAGGAAGCGCTCATACGCCGAGGCTCTCTTAGCGCCACCCCTTGGAGATCGCTTGGCTCGTAGTGTGGACGGTTGTGTCTTCCCTCTCGCTCCGGTTGAGCAGGATCTCCTTGCTGCTATGCTCTCGGCTAGGCCGGTGGGCATCGATCCGTGGCCTAATGATCCTATGCTTGATGAAGCAATGGTGCCTTCCCCTCAGGTTTTGCCTGTCATCCTTGGTCCTAGGGACTGCTCCGCTTGGGGCGATGACATGTGGTTCAGCCATGGTGCCTCGTCCGTAGGGAGTGAGGAATATGTTGATCCTATGTGCTCAGAGGCTACTCTTCTCTCGCCACACCATGGAGGCTCCTCCTCGTCTTCTGTGGTGCACTCCCTTGTACGTCTGATGCCGAGTTCAGAGGAGCTGCTCGGTTTCAACGCGCCTGATGTTCTGGTTGAGCCTATGGATGAGGTGTGCAATGTTGTTGCGAAGGTGGTGCAAACTAAAGCGGCACCACTATCTCTGGAGGATTTTCTCAGCAAGGTTACTTGTTCGCTCCCACAACCTCTGCTTGGGACCCCAGTGCCTTCGCATGGGGAGAAGAATGGCGGGCAACAGAGCGGGCGTCTGGATAAGAAGAACAAGGCGTGCAACATTCCGACATCCAAGCGTGCAGAGTATAGAATATTGGAGGCTTTTGATGAGTTGCCGGAGGTTGGCAAAGCAGAGGGGCCAGAGCAAAAGATGCAAGCATACCTGGACATGTACAAAAAACCGCTCTCACCGCAAGTGATCGAGGCGTTGAGCTCTTTGGCGAGGATCGCTGGGAAGTTAAAGTTGGACCTATCAGGATGTTTTCCACCTGATAATGTTAGCACATGATTCTTTGAGGCCGAGTCAGAAGAGTCTTTCGGTATGGACAGTTTCCCTTCGGCGAGTGGCAGTTATTTTGGTTGCACTTGAGCCTCGCCTAGCTGCCTTGGGCTTGGATGCTTTGGTGTCTGGCTCTGATGTTGTCCCTTGATGCTATTGTTGTCTTGTCCCTGTCCCCAAGTTCTAGTGCCTTTTTTCtcgttttctttttttctttctttttgggGTTTCATTCGGTTTTCCCTGATTAGCCGAGAATGTTAGATTTTCGGGTCCGGTTTTCCTTATAAACTGGACCAACTCTCTTCTTCTCAATGAAATGCAGGAACCCCCTGCCCCTTTTGAGGTGTTCTCGAAAAAAAAAACTGCCTTATGAATTATCCAGGCCAAATGTCGGTTTTGCCCTCAGAGCTCCTGTGCCCCAAAACTGACTAGCAGAGTCACCAGTCAGTCACCAACAGCAGTTCCTTCTCCTCTTGTGACCCTGAAGGAAGAGATGGTGAAGAAGACAGTGGCAGCCACTGCCGCGTTGTGCATCATGCCCCTCGTGCTGCCGTCCATGTCCGAGTTCTGCAAGTGCTTCGATGTGTGCTACCCCAGGTGCAGGAGGGCCGGCATGCCGCACTTGGCCTGCATTCCGTTCTGCGCCAAGAAGTGCAGCTGCAACACGCCAATACCAACCAGGCCGTCGACAGTGGCGCCGCCACGTGCATGATGGCCTGCAAGATACACTTCTTGACAGTGGCGCCAGCCGGTAAGACGGCAGACCACCTTGATCACGTTTTTCCTCTTCTTGACGAGTTGAATCTGCCTGTTCTTTTACATTTGACATGAACAATTTCGTCTTGCATTGCTATTTTGCAGATGCGGCTGACGCCGACCTCTGCGTGCAGAACTGCAACAAGATATGGAGCCACAAGGCCCATAATTAAGTTCCAAGCTGCTCCCTTTTAGGAGGAGAGAACAAGATTTGAAGAGCTAGCTTGCTGATCATGCGATGGTATATATATACGATGTCGAACCGCTGTGATTGTGGCAACAACCGATAAAATTAATTTCTGTGGCTGTCATCTATACGTTGAGGCATATCAATAATAATGTTAACATGTCTTTGTTTGGCCTGCCCCTGACTCATGCCTCTGAAATGAGCTTCTATACTTAGAGGCATATACATAATAATAAGGCttttgacaattatcacaattgccattccgtggcaaaaccaaaataaattagagtggcaattgtgatacattgtcaaaagctagagtggcaaaagtgaaataaAATTAATTTGCTATTGCCACATAATGGCAATTGTGATATTTTTCAAAAGCTAAGAGTGCCAATACtgaaatgtcaaaatctagagtggcataaggaaaattggcaaaatctagagtggcaaaaacaaaattttccctGGCTTTGATTTGGCCTATCTCTGGCCCTGACACGATCATAACTaccaattttacttgtctttttTAGAGGAAAAAAGCGAAAATATATTTCTTGAACTAATTAACTCACAGAGGATTTAAAATTCAAACATTAGCCAAACATCAGGACCTTCACCACACCTCAGACAAAGAAGACAAGAAAAAACATCCCAGAAGCAAAGTAGCATTACTACTGAAACATTCGCCTCGCTTCAGACAAGGATGAAAAAGAACATATCCGAGCCAAAAAAGTAACATTGCTACTGAAACTTAGAGCAAATCAAGGCTGGTATGGATTTAGCTTTGATGTACATATCCCTGTACTGATAAGAACAACCAAATTGTTCATCTTTACTTTTTGCAAGGAAATAAGCGAGATGTTTCATTTCTTCAGAAGCTAGCTCCAAAAACATTTCAAATGCTAGCCGGCTCATGAAAGAATCCGAAATTCAGTCAAATCAAATATTAGCATCCCAAAGAAAGCAGAGTAGCACTGAAACCCTACCCTGGTTGAATCGCCAGTAGAAGCAAATAGCAGAGTAACTAACAAAAAACTACCAGTTTTGGGGTTGGCGTCCCACAGAACTACAACTATCAAAATTTTGACCGAAAACTACCACTTTTTTCGTAATTCGTCCCTAAAAACTACAACTTTCGGCTGATGACTGTTTTAGACGTTTTAAACACATTTATGACAAGCAGGACCCACCCATCAGGGCTGACGTGGCAGGAAAGTCAACGTCATTTATTTTGACCGTTATGACAAGTAGGGCCCAGACGTGAGCATCCATCTTATTCTTCGTCCTCCTCTTCTCTCTATGTGGCATTTCAACAAACACTTACTGTGCATCGACCGTGGGCGAGGACTCTGCCAAGATGGAAATAAAATCATTTTTTTCTGGCACCAACTATTCTGCTGGAATTACATCCAGAAGCTTGTAAACAGCTTGGAAGTATTTACTTGCTGACATGCTATTGAAGTCTGACCTCTCTCATGCGTAGCTGTACAGCTAAAGAGATACTAGTAGAACAATGTTCAGTTGTTCACTTGACTGTTATATAAACAGCATTGGATTTGGATCAGAACTGCATTCTGTTTCCTTTTTACATCAACGCAGGCAGATACATGAGGGGATTGTCTTAGAAAACAGAGATGACCAGCATTCCCTTATCTCTAATCATGTTTAGATCAAAGTTAGTTTCATGGTGAGTGACATTATCTTCAGAAAATGAGTACCATGGCAAAACTGGCTACGGGACACACTCCAGCTGGCCTTCATCCATTCGCCAAAAACACGCCGCTGCATAACCCGGCCCTGGTTGAATCCTTAGCTATGCATTCAGTAGCAAATAGCAGCAGGAAGGCAGGTGCAATTCAGTTCAACTCACAGGAGCTTCTTCCCAACTCCCAGGTCATGCCTACTGATGGGATTCAACATTAGTTATTAGTCAGAACTATACTTCTAAATATTGAGGTGCAAATTCAATAACAACAAAAACACGCATAAAACGGGACATAAAAGAACATAGGCAAAGAAATATATGATTCAATGAAGGCGCATGGCAGAATGACGTTGCCAAAAATAAACGAGGCATCATTGAGATATTTACATAAACTTACAACTGTAACTTGAGAAGCACAACTTACAATAATTTGAAACAAAAACAGTAGTAGATATACAGAACACATCATTGTCAAATTTACTGAATATTCCCATAACAACACACTCATTAATATCGTTGTGTCTTGCCCGATGGCAAGGGCTGTTGGGACACCATGAGCGAGGTCTGGAAGATCCCTACAAAGGAGTCTATACTAAATACTGGGCATGAATGGCTCTTTGATTTACTGGTCACACTCACGGATGTGGAGAGGATGAGGGTCCTTGTGATTATATGGAGAAATTGGCAAGTCCGAAATGATATATTGCATGATAAGACGCCGGCTCCAGTTGAAGCGACACGAATTTTCTTGCAAAGTTATGTTTCATCCTTGCAACAAATCAAGTTAAATGATGGAAGAGATGTGGTGAAAGGAAAGGGGCCAGCTATAGTGGAGGATCCCACGGATAGGAATGTACGCTCCAAACATCCCAAAGAGCATAATCCATGGCCTCCACCTCCAGCGGGTTGGTTGGCTGTTACCACAGATGGATCTTTTGGAACATGTGATGATGGGGCTGGGGCGACAATGGTAGTAAGAGACAACAACGGTAGGCATGTGCTTTCAGCATGCTGGTATATCCCACACTGTGCAGATGCTTTTGAAGCAGAAATGATGGCAGTCAGGGAAGGAGTCAAAGTAGCACTGATGCATACCTCCTCATCGTTTATCATTCAAACTGACTGTGCTGCTGTTGTTAAGGTAATGAGGGAGACTGGGCAGAACAAGTCATACCTAGGCCAATTGATACAAGAGATTAAGGAGTTGTTGAGTGAAAGGGAGCATGTTTTCTTATGTATTGATCGTTTGCAGAATAGGGCTGCAGATCGGCTAGCTTATATGTCGAGAGCGGAGCATCGAACCGACTTGTGGTTGCAGGATGCCCCACAGGCTCTGAATAACTTGCTGGCTGCTGATTGTAATCCTATCATTGTTTAATAAAGCTCCTTTTCCACCGCAAAAAAAATGAAATCTGATTTCTCTCACGCGCAACTGTACAGCTAAAGAGATATTACCAAACATAGGATAACCTCCACTGTTATATAAAAACAGCAATGTATCAAAAACTGCATTCGGTTTTCTTTCTACATCAGCACAAACAGCTTCATAAAGGCTTGTCTAATCAGTTTAAGATCCGAGGGTATTCTCATAGTGATTGATATTTTGTTCAGAAAATGAATACCATGGCAAACTGACTACAGGACACTCAGGGGCGGAGCTAGCCTAATGCAAGGATATGCAATGCATACCCAATATTTTATACAGAGAAGTTTTAGTATATATGCTCCTGTATGCATTTATATACTGTTTGGCCATCAGTTACGTACAGCGCTGGAGACAAACAAAGCAGAAAACAATTCTGCTGCCACCTGGGCCAACATGCTAACTGGGCTGCTAGTGTACTATCTACTAGGCCTTGAGGGCTTGCCGCTGGCTGATTAACCCCAAAAGTTGAGGAGATTAGGAGCCAGCCGACGTGTGCGGTTCCAAGTTCCAATCGCAAAACTGGCATCGCCTAATTGCTGTGCGCGGATGAGGGCGCCGTCGTCTGTTGCGGATTAGGCTGCCGCCGGTAGATTGCCTCCCCAATCACCATTCCTCCATAGTCCGCAGCGACCCAGGCACACAGCGCATCGGCCCTCCAGGAAAGCACAGGCAAAGCCGCCAACATCAGCGTGCTAAATGCCTCGATCATCTGATCGTGGTTGGTTAGTGTTCTATCCATTTTCATTAATCTTGATATCTCCAAACTACCAGTCGAGGATAGATCATTATTTTGGTTCCTTATGTGAAGAATAAGTTAATAGACAAAATGGGGAATAATATTTAAATGACTGCTTGGTTAATTGTGAGCACAATTTTTTCATGAAAGAAAAGGAAGACACAATCATTTCTCACTTTTGTTATGTTATTGTGATTCTTCTTGTTCTGCAATGTAACCAAATCACTGAAGACACATTTGCTACAAAGAAAAAATTATAGTTTAATTGGTATTCTTGTCTACTCCCTTCGTCTCAACATTTATACTAAAGTTGTACTAAATCAAAGGCAATAATTTTGGGATGGGGGGAGTACATTTTTTCTGATATGCCGAGCTATGTTTTTTTCCCTCCTATGATCATTAATTCATTGCCTACAAGCCAGACATTTGGTTTAGTGCAACCGAAAAAGAAGTTTCGTGCTTAGGGAATCACAATTAACATTGTAGTTTGTTGTATGGGTCCAAACGATAGGGATGACATAACAGTGCCTCATCTTTGGGATCGAAAAAGAAGCAACATCAAATGGCTGGAAAACATACAAAACTGGGAGGACAGAAAACAGCAAAATAAAACATAACAATGATGGTGGAGCTAACCAAGCTTCTTCTGTCAAGTTCATTTCACACATTCCAAACCAATACGTGGAATGGAAATTAATATCTGATTCAGTTGAACTTGACTAAATAACTAGTTAGGATCATGAGACAGACGCCAAGCTGCCCGCGGCCATGCCACCGAGTGGTGTGGTTCATAGGTGTGTGATAGAGTCAGAAAGCGGAAGAAAAGTCTCCGATTATGATAGAATTAACTAGGAGATGTGGTATGCACGCCTTAATTAGCAAAATGGCGGCCATGGTTTTTGTGGATTAGGAGGCATTCCGTCGAACAGGTTGAGTTCGTGGTGGTACTTGGATTCACAGTAGAGGGAGGCTGACCTGCACGCCTGCACTGCGGCCGGATCACATAGTGTTGGCAGGCGAAGCATTTCGTCTCCAATCAATGGGTCGGCGACATCTGAGGCTCGGACGCCGGCGATCGCCGGAGGCGGCATTCAACCGGCCGGCCGACTTGCCAAACAGGCAAAGCGCCCGTGGGAGTATGGGCCTATCTGTGGGTGGGCTTCCAAGCTTGCAGTCCTACTTTGTCGAATGGGCTTCCAAGTACATTTCAACTCAGCTCTGacacccctcaaaaaaaaaaactcaGATCTTACTATCCCCTGCCTTGATCTTATAAAAAGAAAAGGACTGTCCCAGTGTCCCCTGACCTGCCCctgagaaagaaaaaaaaagtaaCTCTGAACTTTTTTCTTCTACAAATAAAATGATGTTCCCACCACTTACTTAAGCTAGCGATGAGGCAATTATATTTACTAATTAATCAACCCTCATCCAAAAAGCAAACAAAATAAGAATTGTACTTCCTCAACTATCGGCAAAATAAAAGGAGACTCTAATTAGTTCAAAGTTGGTCCCTTGAGTGTCAAAACCGTCTGCATTTGTCCTATAGCTCCACACAATTGCTTTTATGGTGACACGACGCGGTTTCAAGCGCAGCAAGATGAGAACAAAAATATCTATAATATCCAAATGAATATCAGAAAGTTAAGCAGTCACGTACCTAGTAAAATTACTAATGATCCTGGGATGTAAAATGAACAACAATTATAAATATTCTGGAAAAGATTGGAGTTTGGCAACAAAATTCAAGAAAACCATGGAACACGACAAATGTATTCAAGAAAACCATGTATACTCGCGATTTCACCTAATTATTAGTTATTTTTCTATTTCCCCTGAACTTTTctcattttcttttctttctttctttgtgTTTTGTAAACTTCTACTTTCATGGTTTCTCTATTCTAATTTTTTTACACACAGAAAGAAATTTGTTTCCCCAATTTTTTCTTTCACTTAGTTGAATTTATAAAAATAGAAAAACTCCATCCGTTTTGTCTTTTCATATATGTCTTTCTGATTACCTCACTTTTCCTGTGATTTTTGTCATAGAAAAATAAATCTTGATGGTTCTAAGAAGTGAGAGTCTAGCTCATTTTATTTTCACGGGGAGAGCCTAGCTCACTTAGTTGGGCATGAGGGTATATAATTCCACCGTCTAAGTTCAAGTCCTCCTAGTCCTTAGCATGCATCCGAATTCATAATTATATTTTGGGGACTCCCTTGAATTCATTTTAAAATAATCAGTATGGTTTTGGCACCATCGAGAGACCAAAAGTTCCCGTATTGAAATTAATTTAAACCTTGGCAATAATTGAGAGACCAAAACATATCTTTCTCCTTCCATTTACCCAAACATGTGGACAACTAGGATTACATTGTCGTCTACTTGTTCTAGAACGTGTAACAAGGAGAATGGGCAAGCTGTTTTTCTTTAGGAAAGAATGGGTGAGTTGTTGTTCTAGCAAGTTGTGTTTGCTTTTAGCATGACCGAGTACGCGTGTCGAGTTTAGAAGCAAAGCTTACTCTAAACTAACCAACAAGCAGGATTAATCAGATAAACAAACAGTGCATGACCATGACAGGCAGGATCATCGATCTTTGATTAGTAGTTGGCCTGGTTAGTAGTGTTACTTGGCAACTTGTGCTTAGGACCACCACTAATAGAGCCAAAAGGAATCTCATCACTACTTATCTGTACTTTTAATTAACCGGGGATCGAAGCTAGCTACTAATTGGGACTTGCATGCTCTAATATCACTCGAGCCCAAGCCCCCATTCCATTAGAATACTAGCTTATATTTCTTTTGCTTTGTAGTAGGCGCGCTCGCTGAATTCCTATTATTAAAATTTGTATAGTAATTGTAGTGATCTAAAAGATCTTATAAAACTTTGCAGAGGGAGTAGTATTTATTTGGTGTTGATGCTATTGTTATTTTTCTTTATAGATGGTCGTCAAACTAAAATGTTTAACTGGAAAAAAATCTATAATGACGTGCATTTTGGATCAGAAGCAATATATTACAATTAGCGGAGAGGAAATCCGCTTCTTCATGTCTCTATAGTAAATATTACCAGATGATCACCGCCTCTCGACCTTGAGGATACCCACAACTTGCAAGATCGAGGGTTGTTACAACAGAGTGGAGGATGGTCGACGGTGTGGATGCACTGTAGCTACATTTCAAGTTGATTGATAGTAATGTTGTAATATGTAAGTTGATCATGGTTTTGGCAAAGATTTCCCTTTTTCTTTTGGCAAATAGAAAAACAGCAGGGATGCGGAAAAGCGGAAGTCGTGGAGTAGGAAGGAAAAATGATTTATTTTTTAACATAGTGTAGGCATAGACGCTCATATAAACGCagatacactcacccctatgaacccATGCACACCCTATTATTAtaagcaccttcgagagactgagcaCATCATCTTGGGATTGGCGAAGTCATCATGTGTATGGCTTCAGCAACAAAGAaatgcaatgcatgcatgcattctCTGATGATATTCCAAACACTAGTGTTAAACATATATACTCAGGTGTCACCACACCTCGCCAATTAAATTTTCCATCTATAATTAGTACAATATATTTTAATCTCTCAACTTAActtttctcgaaaaggaggattGCCCCGGCCTCTACATTACAAAGATGCATGCGGCCATATTATTAAAAAAAGTCTCCAACGAGTACGAAGTGTGGTACAAGTTTTGAAAAGTAAATAAAAGATACACAAGGCCACAACCGACACAAATAAGATTAGATGCCTATACACATATCCTATTGTTgtaccgccatccaaaccggttgtaGGTATCCCCGTGCTACCATCTCACAATGGTTGCACCCATAAGCTATATGCTCCTTGGCTTCCGCATGACTAAGTAACAACCACGTATGTATCCAGGAAGTTGCTCTGTAGATGACCTGCAAAAAATTGGTAATGTTCTGTATGTTAGAAATGATGTCGTTTCGGTAGCTCCATTTTGCTCAAATTAATGCACATACTCTGACTCGAATATGTGTTGCTAGTTTAAGATCCACCACATTAAGTCAAGTCCCAAATAAAGTGTCTATGTTATTAAGTGGGCTAACATTAAAGGCCACGTGCATTGTGCGCCACAGTAGTCTGGTCAGTGGGCATTGAAAGAAAAGATGTTGGATCGATTCATCACAATTGCAAAAACAACATCATTTGCTACCCTCCCAACGACGTTTTGCAAGGTTGTCTTTGGTCAAGATCACTTTCTTGTGAACAAACCACATAATAACTTTTATCTTTAGGTGCACCTTAATTTTCCCAATGTGTAGTGATTTGGGGATTCTCTCAACTTATGAATCAAGACAATGTGATCTGGAATCACCATGATATATATTGAGATCTCTGGTGCGTGATGTCATCATATTTTATTGCTACATCGTGTGTTGTAACACAATTTTAGTTGATGAGAAAATGGCTCTGTGCATCCATTTGATTCATAGGCCAGGGGTTTATTCTCCCATCTAGAAAAAGGAaaaacaagttgacaattgtATACCATAGATTTCTCTACTCTATAGGATCATTGATCATCTCCATTTTGTATACAAATCAGCTTATGTAAAGTATTCAGAATTATGGTATTGAAAATTACTCTCTctgttcacaaatataagatgtatatttcaatatgaactacataaaGACTAAAATGGGTGAACAAACACACTCAAACATGTCtatttacatctgatttacaaaaaAGTTAGAATGTCTTAGGGCCTGTTTGATTCACAGGATTCTAAAAACACGGGAAAAGGAAAAACATAGGATTGGAATGCCATGCTCATCTCAACTATAGATGATTTTTGGTTGTTTGATTGCATCATAGAAAAACAAAGGATTCTTTCAAAGAAATTTGAGTGGATGCTAGAAATCTATGGGAAGTAGTACAAAAAATCCTTAGAAAAAATCATATAGGATTCGATCCTATGAAGCAAAAAACCAACATAgtaaaaattcctaaggattctaacacactaaaattattatgataatcctttgaatcaaaggatCCCTTATATTTGTGTTAGATTTAACAGAAATAAACCAGTTGGTATGGGATGGTGAGTGTATGTCAATCCACATTTGATGGTAGGTGACTAATTTTTAAGTGTATACTTAGTGGCAGCAACAAAAATACCATGATCTAAAAAACGACACCAATAGTGGTCCATGAAACCATACAAATGAAGGTATGTGGTACCACTAGTGTTATGACGCACAACACGAAAAAGCCATGTATATATACTACGCTACGGACCAGGGAATTTTCTTGCCACGAGCCTTATATCCCTATATGTGAGCTATCTTTGATAGTGGAGGTTCTAAAACGGAAGAAATATTTCTTCACACCCATAAGCCGGCTCAGAAGCGCGCGTCTTCGGTTCCCACCAAACCGGCGAGACTGCCATAGAGCCTACATATGTGTTACGTAGATACTTGGCTCGATGATCATTTCTATTTTTATATACGTGTTACGTTGAAAAGTATACGCTACCTTTTAACATAAATAAACTGGTTGGTTGGGCTGGCAATATGTGCAAATCCACATGTGATGGTAGCAGGATAGCTAGCTTAATTAATTTTTAAGCATATTCTCAGATGCAGCTTTGAAAATACCTTGCTATAAAATGGTGCCAGAGTATAGCGTGGTCCATGCAATCATACGAAGTATTTTCAGCTTTGTATATCTGGGAGTTGTACTCCCCACCACGTTACCCACTGTAAAATAAAAGGGGTGCGCTAGCTTAGCCTTATGCAAATTTAAAAACAGTGGCATCATGTACACATACTAAATTACTAATCATATATACATACTAGCATACTAATCATATATACTAGTATGCATAACATGTGTATCGATCGATCTGTATTTAACTTAACTAATTAGTTTGCAGGCAGGTGTTGAGCAAGTAGAACCGGAAGGTACCCATCAACACACCTCATGCACCCTCTCCATGACAAAGCTCGCTTACTCAGCTTGCAACAAGCAagtcttggtcttcctcttctaccctctagctagctagctagctttCTCGACCCCCCAAGAAAAAGAGGAGCAACCAAAATCTCATACTAGATCGATTGATGGGAGCTAGCTGGTTTCATTAGCTGCAATTTCATGGCGCATAAGGTATTGATATTTTTTTCCTCCTAGCTAGCTAGATCGATCAGGTTTTTCGATCCAGGGCCCTTTACCGTCTTGTTTTTGTTCATGAAATCAAAAGCTGACAAGGAGCGGATTCCCAATCCCCAGTTCCCCACGCACATATGCTGAATATCCCATCTATATTTCTAGCTCGTTTTCTTCGATCTCTTGTGTGTTTGACATGAAGCTTCTCTGATCTTCATTTGTGTGCACAATTTCAGATCCAGGGCATCATGGTGAAGCTAGCTCTGCAAGAAGTCAACTAATCAAGAAAGCTTGCTAGCCGCCCTTGGAACTACATAGGGAAGAAGAAGACCAGATCAGCTGTAGCACATAGAGTTAGGTTAGGTGGAGAGATGGCCAACAGGTGGTGGGACGAAGGGCGGCTGACGGAGGCGCCGGCAGCTGCATCAAGCCTCGCCAGCGACCAGAACCGGCAGCAGCTGGAGGACGCCATGGCGGTGCCCAAGGTGGACGGGGAGAGCAGCCACAGCGGCGGAGGGAGCGGGCAGGACGACGAGCACGAGCCCAAGGAGGGCGCGGTGGTGGTGCCGGCGAACCGGCGCCCGCGCGGCCGGCCGGCGGGGTCCAAGAACAAGCCCAAGCCGCCCATCTTCGTCACGCGGGACAGCCCCAACGCGCTGCGCAGCCACGTCATGGAGGTGGCCAGCGGCGCGGACGTCGCCGAGGCCATCGCGCACTTCTCCCGCCGCAGGCAGCGCGGCGTCTGCGTGCTCAGCGGGGCCGGCGCCGTCGCCGACGTCGCCCTGCGCCAGCCCGCCGCGCCCGGGGCCGTCGTCGCGCTCCGCGGCCGCTTCGAGATACTCTCCCTCTCCGGCACCTTCCTCCCCGGGCCCTCCCCGCCGGGGTCCACCGGGCTCACCGTGTACCTCGCCGGCGGGCAGGGGCAGGTGGTCGGGGGCAGCGTGGTGGGCGCGCTCACCGCCGCGGGGCCCGTCATGGTGATCGCCTCCACCTTCGCCAACGCCACCTACGAGCGGCTGCCGCTGGACGACGCCGAGGAGGACCACCAGCTGGAGGCCGCCCGCATGCACGGAGCCCCCGGCGGTGGTGTCCCTCCGATGATGGCCGGCGACCCCTCGGCGGCGGGGATGCCGATGTACGGCGTGCCGCCGAACCTGATGCCGGGAGGCGGTGGGCATGCGGCGCCGGAATGGGCGGCGCATGCACGGCCGCCCTACTAGCTACCTAGCATCAATCAATCAGGAGTAGTCCATGTGTCGACGATTCCAAGCATCAAGTTCAGCTAGCTCCTCCCATCGTCCTCATCGAAATCCATCCTACCAATAACTAGACTTGCATTGCATATATTTAGCAGCTGGTGGTAAGTAACTAGAATCTCTGATTTTGCTTTGCTTATTATCTGCCAAAAATCATTTTGGAGTTGCTTGCTCCGATTCATGTA containing:
- the LOC125517435 gene encoding AT-hook motif nuclear-localized protein 20-like; translation: MANRWWDEGRLTEAPAAASSLASDQNRQQLEDAMAVPKVDGESSHSGGGSGQDDEHEPKEGAVVVPANRRPRGRPAGSKNKPKPPIFVTRDSPNALRSHVMEVASGADVAEAIAHFSRRRQRGVCVLSGAGAVADVALRQPAAPGAVVALRGRFEILSLSGTFLPGPSPPGSTGLTVYLAGGQGQVVGGSVVGALTAAGPVMVIASTFANATYERLPLDDAEEDHQLEAARMHGAPGGGVPPMMAGDPSAAGMPMYGVPPNLMPGGGGHAAPEWAAHARPPY